A single Triticum dicoccoides isolate Atlit2015 ecotype Zavitan chromosome 2A, WEW_v2.0, whole genome shotgun sequence DNA region contains:
- the LOC119356383 gene encoding transducin beta-like protein 3 gives MALSQGPKKNYRCDRSLQQFYTGGPFAVGRAPRGEGEGEGEGDAEAFFACACGSELRVVSAADASAIGEPIDGDSEAVTGIALSPDSRLLFAAGHSKLIRVWDLASRTCIRSWKGHDGPVMAMACHASGGLLATAGADKKVCVWDVDGGFCTHFFRGHTGVVTTIMFHRDPKRLLLFSGSDDGTVRVWNLESKKCIAVLNAHFSTVTSLALSEDGLTLLSAGRDKVVNVWDLRKYASKKTVPAYEMIEGVSFIGPGSGILACLGVEAAKLKEKTDGYFLTVGERGIVRIWCLESAVCVFEQQSSDVTINSENEESRRGFTATTMLPDDQGILCVTADQQFLFYSCTRTDEGTFQLNLYKRLIGYNDEILDLKFVGEEEEYLAVATNLEQVRVYDVASMSCSYVLAGHTEIVVCLDTCVSTSGKTLVVTGSKDNTVRLWDMEKRSCIGTGKGHLGAIGCVAFSKKSKNFFVSGSSDRTIKVWTWDDTLIDAGGEVPLKAKAGVAAHDKDINSLSVSPNDGLVCSGSEDRTASIWKLPNLVSSVVLKGHKRGIWSVEFSPVEQCVITSSGDKTVKIWHVADGSCLKTFEGHTSSVLRASFLSRGTQFVSCGSDGLVKLWTIKTNECIATYDKHDGKVWALAIGKKTEMLATGGTDSDLNLWHDCTMEDKQEDFLKKEEEVLRGQELENAVSDSDYTRAIQLAFELRRPRRLLELFSQLCRKADPEDPIEKALLGLPKEGLRVLLEYIREWNTKPKFCHVAQFVLFRVLRSLPPTDILEIKGISELLEGLIPYSQRHFSRVDRLVRSTFLLDYTLTRMSVVDPDVDAGTTKDVTNDSSMDNVEITPAEPALETPEKPGKKRKSSKTSQSSKKSSKKVKASSNAVSVEA, from the exons ATGGCTCTGTCTCAGGGGCCCAAGAAGAACTACCGCTGCGACCGCTCGCTGCAGCAGTTCTATACGGGCGGgccgttcgccgtcgggcgcgcccCCCGCGGCgaaggcgagggagagggcgagggcgacgccGAGGCGTTCTTCGCGTGCGCCTGCGGCAGCGAGCTGCGCGTGGTGTCGGCCGCCGACGCCTCCGCCATAGGGGAGCCCATCGACGGCGACTCCGAGGCCGTCACGGGAATCGCTCTCTCCCCCGACTCCCGCCTCCTCTTCGCCGCTGGCCACAGCAAGCTTATTAGGGTCTGGGACCTCGCGTCCCGCACCTGCATCCGCAGCTGGAAG GGACATGATGGTCCTGTTATGGCCATGGCATGCCATGCCTCTGGTGGGTTGCTTGCAACTGCTGGAGCAGACAAGAAGGTGTGCGTGTGGGATGTGGATGGTGGATTTTGCACACATTTCTTTAGAGGTCATACAGGTGTTGTGACAACCATAATGTTCCACAGAGATCCAAAGCGCCTTCTG TTATTTTCAGGAAGTGATGATGGCACAGTGCGAGTTTGGAACCTTGAAAGCAAAAAATGCATTGCTGTGCTTAACGCACATTTTTCAACAGTGACTTCGTTGGCATTATCAGAAGACGGGCTAACATTGCTCAGTGCAGGGAGGGATAAG GTTGTGAATGTGTGGGATCTTCGGAAGTACGCCTCAAAGAAGACAGTACCAGCATATGAAATGATAGAAGGTGTTTCCTTCATTGGACCAGGGAGCGGCATCTTGGCTTGTTTGGGTGTCGAAGCGGCAAAGTTGAAGGAAAAAACGGATGGTTATTTTCTTACGGTTGGTGAACGTGGAATCGTGCGCATATGGTGCCTGGAAAG CGCTGTCTGCGTGTTTGAGCAGCAGTCATCTGATGTAACCATCAACTCAGAAAATGAGGAATCTAGAAGGGGCTTTACAGCTACTACTATGTTGCCAGATGATCAAGGAATTCTATGTGTCACTGCTGATCAACAATTTTTGTTCTATTCTTGTACAAGAACTGATGAAGGGACTTTCCAGTTGAACCTATATAAACGTCTAATAGGTTACAATGATGAGATTCTTGATTTGAAGTTTGTTGGGGAAGAGGAAGAATATCTTGCTGTGGCCACTAACTTGGAGCAG GTCCGTGTTTATGACGTTGCATCAATGTCTTGTTCTTATGTGCTGGCGGGCCACACTGAAATTGTTGTTTGCCTTGATACTTGTGTCTCTACTTCTGGGAAGACACTTGTTGTAACTGGGAGCAAAGATAATACT GTAAGATTGTGGGATATGGAAAAGAGAAGCTGTATTGGTACTGGTAAAGGCCATCTAGGAGCTATTGGTTGTGTTGCTTTCTCAAAGAAGTCGAAGAACTTCTTTGTTAGTGGCAGCAG TGACCGAACCATCAAGGTTTGGACCTGGGATGATACACTCATTGATGCTGGCGGTGAAGTTCCTCTCAAAGCAAAGGCTGGTGTAGCTGCACATGATAAAGATATTAATTCTCTGTCTGTCTCACCTAATGATGGCCTTGTTTGCAGTGGTTCTGAG GACCGAACTGCGAGCATATGGAAACTCCCTAACCTGGTGTCCTCTGTTGTCCTTAAAGGGCATAAAAGGGGCATTTGGTCAGTTGAGTTTTCTCCTGTTGAACAATGTGTCATAACATCATCTGGCGACAAAACTGTCAAAATATGGCATGTTGCTGATGGCTCATGCCTAAAGACATTTGAGGGTCATACGTCAAGTGTTTTAAGAGCTTCATTCCTTTCACGTGGAACTCAGTTTGTTTCTTGTG GAAGTGATGGTCTAGTGAAGCTATGGACGATAAAAACGAATGAGTGCATTGCTACGTATGACAAGCACGATGGGAAG GTTTGGGCATTGGCTATTGGCAAGAAAACTGAAATGCTTGCTACTGGTGGAACTGATTCTGATCTTAACCTCTGGCACGATTGCACTATGGAAGATAAGCAGGAAGATTTCCTTAAGAAG GAGGAGGAAGTTTTAAGAGGGCAGGAATTGGAAAATGCAGTGTCAGATTCTGACTATACAAGAGCAATACAGCTCGCATTTGAGCTTAGAAGACCACGCAGGCTTCTTGAGTTATTCTCACAACTTTGCAG GAAAGCTGATCCAGAGGACCCTATAGAAAAAGCCCTTCTTGGTCTCCCAAAGGAAGGGCTTCGCGTGCTTCTTGAGTATATACGTGAATGGAATACAAAGCCCAAGTTTTGTCATGTTGCACAGTTTGTGCTTTTTCGGGTGTTGAGGAGCTTGCCTCCCACTGATATCCTGGAG ATAAAAGGCATCAGTGAGCTCCTCGAGGGCCTCATTCCATATTCTCAAAGACACTTCAGCAGAGTCGATAGACTAGTACGCAGCACATTTTTGTTGGACTACACCTTGACCCGGATGTCTGTCGTAGACCCAGACGTAGATGCGGGCACAACCAAAGATGTTACAAACGACTCGTCAATGGACAATGTTGAGATCACTCCAGCAGAGCCTGCATTAGAGACCCCGGAAAAGCCGGGCAAGAAGAGAAAATCCAGCAAAACAAGCCAATCGAGCAAGAAAAGTAGTAAGAAGGTGAAGGCTTCTTCGAACGCTGTTTCTGTCGAGGCGTAA